Proteins from a single region of Runella sp. SP2:
- the carA gene encoding glutamine-hydrolyzing carbamoyl-phosphate synthase small subunit, which produces MGSQQPALLLLEDGTALRGLALGKIGTMGGEICFNTGMTGYQEIYTDPSYFGQIVVNTNSHIGNYGVQLDSEEESNSVKISGMVCNSFSRIYSRKTADFSLQTYFEKANIVGISEVDTRQLVRHVRQQGVMNAIISSEILDEKTLMEHLKEVPNMAGLELSSVVSTKVPYFMGDETTAQYRIAVMDYGIKKSILLNMTQRGCYCKVFPAKTPFEEVMAWNPDGFFISNGPGDPSSMPYAVETVQKFLETSKPIFGICLGHQILALASGISTYKMHHGHRGLNHPVKNFQTGLCEITSQNHGFAVSPEEIEAHPDVEVTHINLNDKTIEGIKRKDKPAFSVQYHPEASPGPHDSRYLFDNFIELFKA; this is translated from the coding sequence ATGGGTTCTCAACAACCAGCACTCTTACTTCTCGAAGACGGAACAGCCCTCAGAGGGTTGGCGCTTGGCAAAATTGGTACAATGGGTGGCGAAATTTGCTTCAACACTGGTATGACTGGCTATCAGGAAATCTATACTGATCCTTCGTACTTTGGGCAAATTGTAGTCAACACCAATTCTCACATTGGTAACTACGGTGTACAGTTGGACAGCGAGGAAGAATCAAATTCTGTAAAAATTAGCGGGATGGTTTGCAACTCTTTCTCGCGTATTTATTCTCGCAAAACAGCTGACTTTTCGCTCCAAACGTATTTTGAAAAAGCAAATATCGTTGGAATTAGCGAAGTGGATACCCGCCAATTGGTGCGTCACGTTCGCCAACAAGGGGTAATGAACGCAATCATTTCGTCCGAAATCTTGGACGAGAAAACACTCATGGAGCACTTAAAAGAAGTGCCTAACATGGCAGGTTTGGAGTTGTCGTCGGTAGTTTCTACGAAAGTGCCTTACTTTATGGGAGATGAAACAACGGCTCAGTACCGAATCGCGGTGATGGATTATGGAATTAAGAAAAGTATTCTTTTGAACATGACCCAACGCGGCTGCTACTGCAAGGTGTTCCCTGCTAAAACTCCTTTTGAAGAAGTGATGGCTTGGAATCCTGACGGTTTCTTTATCTCAAATGGCCCAGGTGACCCGTCGTCAATGCCGTATGCTGTTGAAACAGTCCAGAAGTTTTTGGAAACCAGCAAACCCATTTTTGGAATTTGTTTGGGACACCAAATCCTAGCGTTGGCGAGTGGAATTTCTACTTACAAAATGCACCACGGCCACCGCGGATTGAACCACCCCGTGAAGAACTTCCAAACAGGACTTTGTGAGATTACTTCACAGAACCACGGTTTTGCGGTAAGCCCAGAGGAAATCGAAGCGCATCCTGATGTTGAAGTAACGCACATCAACCTCAATGATAAAACCATTGAAGGAATTAAGCGAAAAGACAAGCCTGCATTTTCAGTACAGTATCACCCTGAAGCATCGCCAGGTCCGCACGATTCAC
- the rplQ gene encoding 50S ribosomal protein L17, which yields MRHGKKDNHLGRTSSHRSALLRNMASSLIIHKRIETTLAKAKELKKYVEPLLTRSKEDTTHNRRIVFSYIPEKEVVKELFSTVADKIANRPGGYTRIIKLGTRQGDAAEVCMIELVDFNETLLAAVEEKAAKTRRSRRGGKKAETEVKASAPVVEEVVAETAEATAADDLEIIEGIGPKIASALVAAGVTTFAQLADSTPEAIQEIVSAAGIGSKSPATWPQQAALARDGKFDELKAWQDELNGGQE from the coding sequence ATGAGACACGGTAAAAAAGACAACCATTTGGGGCGTACCTCCTCACACCGTAGTGCTTTACTACGTAACATGGCTTCGTCATTGATTATCCACAAGCGTATCGAAACTACTTTAGCGAAAGCAAAAGAACTCAAAAAATATGTTGAGCCCCTTTTGACTCGCTCTAAAGAAGATACTACGCACAACCGCCGTATCGTTTTCTCTTACATCCCTGAGAAAGAGGTTGTAAAAGAATTGTTCAGTACAGTTGCTGACAAAATCGCCAACCGTCCTGGAGGTTATACTCGTATCATCAAATTGGGTACTCGTCAAGGTGACGCTGCCGAAGTTTGTATGATTGAGTTAGTTGACTTCAACGAAACGCTTCTTGCAGCGGTTGAAGAAAAAGCAGCAAAAACACGTCGTAGCCGTCGTGGTGGTAAAAAAGCTGAAACTGAAGTAAAAGCTTCTGCACCAGTTGTGGAAGAAGTTGTTGCTGAAACAGCGGAAGCAACTGCTGCTGATGACCTTGAAATCATCGAAGGAATTGGTCCAAAAATCGCAAGCGCGCTTGTAGCTGCGGGTGTAACAACCTTTGCTCAATTGGCAGACTCAACTCCTGAAGCAATTCAAGAAATCGTATCGGCTGCGGGTATCGGTTCTAAGAGCCCTGCCACATGGCCTCAGCAAGCTGCCCTCGCTCGCGATGGTAAATTTGATGAATTGAAAGCTTGGCAAGACGAATTAAACGGAGGCCAAGAATAA
- a CDS encoding DNA-directed RNA polymerase subunit alpha, whose protein sequence is MSILAFQMPDKVVMEKADDFHGLFEFKPLEKGFGVTIGNALRRILLSSLEGYAIISVRFPSVLHEFSSIEGVVEDVTEIILNLKMVRFKKISELVDNKISVSVKNQSVVTAGDIAKFTSSFQVLNPDLVICHIDDQMTFEMEIILEKGRGYVPADEPRSLELPIGHIPIDAIYTPIKNVKYSVENTRVEQKTDYEKLLIEVTTDGSIHPEEALKGAAYILIQHFMLFSDQTMTFETQKNDEVSEVDEEMLRMRKLLKTPLADLDLSVRAYNCLKSADIKTLGDLARLEVADMMKFRNFGKKSLTELEQLIAEKNLTFGMDVAKYRLDED, encoded by the coding sequence ATGTCTATTTTAGCATTCCAAATGCCTGACAAGGTCGTAATGGAAAAAGCCGACGACTTTCACGGGTTGTTTGAGTTCAAGCCGCTGGAAAAAGGTTTCGGTGTAACAATAGGAAATGCGTTACGTCGTATCCTGCTTTCATCGCTGGAAGGCTACGCTATCATTAGCGTTCGTTTTCCAAGTGTTCTTCATGAATTCTCTTCGATTGAGGGAGTTGTTGAAGATGTAACCGAAATTATCTTGAACCTCAAAATGGTTCGGTTTAAGAAAATTTCGGAATTGGTTGATAACAAAATTTCGGTAAGTGTGAAAAACCAATCGGTGGTAACAGCTGGCGACATCGCTAAGTTTACATCATCGTTTCAGGTTTTGAATCCTGACCTAGTTATCTGTCACATCGACGACCAAATGACTTTCGAAATGGAGATTATCCTTGAAAAAGGTCGTGGTTATGTCCCTGCTGACGAACCTCGTTCATTGGAGTTGCCGATTGGTCATATTCCAATTGACGCCATTTACACACCAATCAAAAACGTTAAGTACAGCGTAGAAAATACGCGCGTAGAACAGAAAACTGACTACGAAAAACTACTTATTGAGGTTACTACTGATGGGTCTATCCACCCAGAAGAAGCCCTCAAAGGCGCTGCTTACATCTTGATTCAACACTTTATGTTGTTCTCTGATCAAACGATGACGTTTGAAACTCAGAAAAATGACGAAGTGAGCGAAGTAGATGAAGAAATGTTGCGTATGCGTAAGTTGTTGAAAACGCCTTTGGCAGACCTCGACTTATCAGTACGTGCTTATAACTGTCTTAAGTCGGCAGACATCAAAACTCTTGGTGATTTGGCAAGACTCGAAGTGGCTGATATGATGAAGTTCCGTAACTTCGGTAAAAAGTCATTGACTGAGTTAGAGCAATTAATTGCTGAGAAGAATTTGACGTTTGGTATGGACGTAGCGAAATACCGCCTCGACGAAGACTAA
- the rpsD gene encoding 30S ribosomal protein S4: protein MARYTGPKSKISRRFGEAILGPSKALSKKNYPPGQHGRGRRSKKSEYALQLQEKQKVKYTYGILERQFRNLFHRAAVREGITGENLLKLCEARLDNTVYRLGIAPTRRAARQLVTHKHITIDGEVVNVPSYSLRPGQVVGVREKSKSLETINDSIVARTAAAKRFNWLEWDNGLMVGKFVQYPERDQIPENVNEQAIVELYSK from the coding sequence ATGGCACGTTATACAGGTCCGAAATCGAAGATTTCACGTCGTTTTGGTGAGGCTATCCTAGGGCCAAGCAAAGCGCTTAGTAAAAAGAACTACCCTCCAGGCCAACACGGCAGAGGTCGTCGTAGCAAGAAGTCAGAATATGCACTTCAATTGCAAGAAAAACAAAAGGTAAAATATACTTATGGTATCTTGGAACGTCAGTTCCGCAACCTTTTCCACCGTGCAGCAGTACGTGAAGGTATTACAGGTGAAAACTTGCTTAAACTTTGCGAAGCACGTCTTGACAATACAGTATATCGTTTAGGAATTGCTCCTACTCGCCGTGCTGCTCGTCAGTTGGTTACTCACAAACACATCACTATTGATGGCGAAGTCGTAAATGTACCTTCGTACTCGTTGCGCCCAGGCCAAGTAGTTGGCGTTCGTGAGAAATCAAAATCACTTGAAACTATCAACGATAGCATCGTAGCTCGTACAGCTGCAGCGAAACGTTTTAACTGGCTTGAGTGGGATAACGGTTTGATGGTTGGTAAGTTTGTTCAGTACCCAGAACGTGATCAGATTCCTGAAAACGTGAATGAGCAAGCTATCGTCGAATTGTATTCGAAATAG
- the rpsK gene encoding 30S ribosomal protein S11 — MAQNKRKDKAKKRVVQVEQVGQIHIKASFNNIIISVTNLSGQVISWGSAGKMGFKGSKKNTPYAAQTAAQSCAQVAYDLGMRKAEVFVKGPGSGRESAIRTVQNVGIEVTTIKDITPLPHNGCRPPKRRRV; from the coding sequence ATGGCTCAAAATAAGCGTAAGGATAAAGCAAAAAAGCGCGTTGTACAAGTGGAGCAAGTGGGTCAAATTCACATTAAAGCTTCCTTCAACAACATTATCATCTCAGTTACCAATTTGTCTGGTCAAGTTATCTCTTGGGGATCAGCTGGTAAAATGGGCTTTAAAGGCTCAAAGAAAAATACGCCCTATGCTGCTCAAACAGCCGCTCAAAGCTGTGCCCAAGTAGCATATGACCTTGGAATGCGTAAAGCAGAAGTGTTTGTGAAAGGACCAGGTTCTGGACGTGAGTCTGCTATCCGTACCGTACAAAACGTAGGTATTGAAGTGACCACTATCAAGGACATTACTCCACTACCTCACAATGGCTGCCGCCCTCCAAAGCGCAGAAGAGTATAA
- the rpsM gene encoding 30S ribosomal protein S13 has protein sequence MARIAGVDIPDKKRGEISLTYIFGIGRSSARRILEKAGISYDKKVAEWSDEEANAIRGIINGEFTTEGALRSEVQLSIKRLMDIGCYRGLRHRKGLPLRGQRTKNNSRTRKGKRKTVANKKKATK, from the coding sequence ATGGCACGTATTGCAGGTGTTGACATTCCAGACAAAAAACGTGGCGAAATTTCGCTTACTTACATCTTCGGAATTGGACGTAGCTCCGCTCGTAGAATTTTGGAAAAAGCTGGAATTAGTTACGACAAAAAAGTAGCTGAATGGTCGGACGAAGAAGCTAATGCTATTCGTGGAATCATTAATGGTGAATTTACTACTGAAGGCGCCCTTCGCTCAGAAGTTCAATTGAGCATCAAGCGCTTGATGGACATCGGTTGTTACCGTGGCTTGCGTCACCGTAAAGGTCTTCCTTTGCGTGGACAAAGAACGAAGAACAATAGCCGTACTCGTAAAGGTAAGCGTAAGACTGTAGCGAACAAGAAGAAGGCTACGAAGTAA
- the rpmJ gene encoding 50S ribosomal protein L36: MKVKASIKKRSAECKVIRRKGKLYVINKKNPKYKQRQG, encoded by the coding sequence ATGAAAGTAAAAGCGTCTATTAAAAAGCGCAGTGCTGAATGTAAAGTGATTCGCCGTAAAGGTAAACTTTACGTGATCAACAAGAAAAATCCCAAGTACAAACAAAGACAAGGATAA
- the infA gene encoding translation initiation factor IF-1 — protein sequence MAKQGLIEVDGIIVEALSNAMFRVQLENKHEVIAHISGKMRMNYIKILQGDRVKLEMSPYDLSKARIIYRYK from the coding sequence ATGGCAAAACAAGGACTCATCGAAGTTGACGGAATAATCGTAGAAGCACTCTCAAATGCGATGTTTAGAGTACAACTCGAAAACAAGCATGAAGTAATTGCTCACATTTCCGGAAAGATGCGAATGAATTATATCAAGATTTTGCAGGGTGATCGAGTGAAATTAGAGATGTCGCCTTATGACTTATCTAAAGCTCGGATTATCTATCGGTATAAATAA
- the map gene encoding type I methionyl aminopeptidase: protein MIFLKSEEEVLLIKESAQLLGKAHAEVAKWIKPGVATKQLDKVADEFIRDHKGHPSFKGYNGFPSALCISLNDIVVHGFPSQYQLKEGDVISIDCGVKLNGFHSDSAYTYPIGNVIPEVSNLLKRTKQSLYLGIEQAVEGKRVGDIGYAVQTYVEKFGYGVVRELVGHGVGRNLHEGPEVPNYGKKGQGPRLREGIVIAIEPMITLGKRNVVQEKDGWTIRTTDRKPAAHFEHTVLVRKGKAEILTTFKYIEEVTQNTTLMVSV, encoded by the coding sequence ATGATTTTTCTCAAGTCAGAAGAAGAAGTACTACTCATTAAGGAAAGTGCCCAGCTATTAGGCAAAGCACATGCAGAAGTAGCCAAATGGATTAAACCAGGTGTGGCCACAAAGCAGCTCGATAAAGTTGCTGATGAGTTTATCAGAGACCATAAAGGACATCCGTCATTTAAAGGTTATAATGGTTTTCCCTCAGCACTTTGTATTTCTTTGAATGATATTGTGGTTCACGGTTTTCCAAGCCAGTACCAACTAAAGGAAGGCGATGTTATTTCGATTGATTGTGGCGTAAAGTTAAATGGGTTTCATAGCGATAGTGCTTATACATATCCGATTGGGAATGTGATTCCTGAAGTTTCAAACCTCCTTAAAAGAACAAAACAGTCGCTCTATTTAGGTATTGAACAAGCCGTTGAAGGCAAACGAGTAGGAGATATAGGATATGCTGTCCAAACCTATGTGGAAAAGTTTGGATACGGTGTTGTAAGAGAATTAGTTGGGCATGGTGTAGGCCGAAATCTGCACGAAGGACCAGAAGTTCCAAATTATGGAAAAAAAGGACAAGGCCCTAGACTAAGAGAAGGAATCGTTATTGCTATTGAGCCAATGATTACACTTGGAAAACGTAATGTAGTTCAAGAAAAAGATGGTTGGACAATTAGAACAACGGATAGAAAACCAGCGGCTCATTTTGAACATACAGTATTAGTTCGAAAAGGTAAAGCTGAAATTCTTACAACGTTTAAGTATATCGAAGAAGTAACCCAAAATACGACGTTAATGGTAAGCGTCTAA
- the secY gene encoding preprotein translocase subunit SecY: MKRFIQTLKNIFSIEELRSRILYTLLLIAVYRLGSYIVLPGIDSDKLEVNNSGLLGLLDTFLGGAFTKASIFALGIMPYISASIAIQLLTMALPYFQKMQKEGESGRKKLNQITRVLTIFVTIAQSVSYLQTTISSEALLIDRAAFTISAVFILTAGTIFCMWLGERITDKGIGNGTSMLIMIGIVSRFPKAIVQEGASRGSGGLLIFVAEIVALFVVVMFAVALTQAVRRVPIQYAKQVVGNKVMGGQRQYLPLKLNTSGVMPIIFAQALMFIPSLVAGLFAEKSEVASSIATTFNDYTTWQYNVLFATLIIVFTFFYTAIAISPQQISDDMKRGGGFIPGVKPGIATSDFIATVLDRITLPGGILLAVVAILPSLASMSGMTREFSQFFGGTSLLILVGVVLDTLQQVESYLLMKHYEGLMKSGRVKGRTETVAA, encoded by the coding sequence ATGAAACGGTTTATACAGACCTTAAAAAATATCTTTTCAATCGAAGAGCTTAGAAGTAGAATTCTTTATACTCTTCTATTGATCGCGGTCTATCGCCTTGGTTCGTACATCGTACTTCCAGGTATTGATAGTGACAAGCTTGAGGTGAATAATTCAGGTCTTTTAGGCTTATTAGATACCTTCCTCGGTGGTGCCTTTACGAAAGCATCTATCTTTGCGCTAGGTATTATGCCTTACATTTCTGCGTCAATTGCCATTCAGTTGTTAACGATGGCGTTGCCTTACTTTCAAAAAATGCAGAAAGAAGGAGAGTCTGGACGGAAGAAACTTAATCAGATTACGCGTGTACTAACAATCTTTGTTACCATCGCACAATCGGTGAGTTATTTACAAACAACCATCTCTTCGGAAGCTCTATTGATTGATCGTGCAGCTTTCACCATTTCAGCCGTGTTTATCCTTACTGCAGGAACAATATTCTGTATGTGGTTAGGTGAACGTATCACTGACAAGGGAATTGGAAACGGAACCTCAATGTTAATTATGATTGGGATTGTATCTCGTTTTCCAAAAGCAATTGTTCAGGAAGGTGCTTCACGCGGTAGTGGTGGTCTGTTGATTTTTGTTGCAGAAATTGTTGCTCTCTTTGTGGTAGTAATGTTTGCAGTAGCATTGACTCAAGCAGTACGTCGAGTACCTATTCAGTATGCAAAACAAGTGGTTGGTAACAAGGTAATGGGCGGTCAACGTCAGTACTTGCCTCTGAAACTTAACACGTCAGGAGTAATGCCAATCATTTTTGCGCAAGCACTTATGTTTATCCCGTCGTTAGTGGCTGGTTTGTTTGCAGAAAAAAGTGAGGTTGCTAGTTCAATAGCTACAACGTTCAATGACTATACGACTTGGCAATACAATGTATTGTTTGCAACTTTGATCATTGTCTTCACTTTCTTTTACACAGCGATTGCAATCAGCCCACAACAAATATCTGATGATATGAAGCGTGGGGGAGGCTTTATACCAGGAGTAAAACCTGGCATTGCAACATCTGATTTCATTGCTACTGTATTAGATCGAATCACATTGCCAGGTGGAATTTTGTTAGCAGTTGTTGCTATCTTACCATCACTTGCGAGTATGTCAGGTATGACAAGGGAGTTTTCTCAGTTCTTTGGTGGAACTTCGCTTCTTATCTTGGTAGGTGTTGTACTTGATACATTACAACAAGTAGAAAGCTACTTATTGATGAAGCATTATGAAGGCTTGATGAAGTCAGGGCGCGTGAAAGGACGTACTGAGACTGTAGCTGCCTAA
- the rplO gene encoding 50S ribosomal protein L15, whose product MNLSALKPASGSVKTKKRLGRGQGSGMGGTSTRGHKGAQSRSGYSQKSHFEGGQMPLQRRVPKFGFKNINRVEYKALNLDAIQAVVEKTNATVIDIETLYSNGLVSKTDLVKVLNRGELKAAVEVKVHAFSKTAAEAIEKAGGKAVTL is encoded by the coding sequence ATGAATCTTAGCGCATTGAAACCAGCTTCAGGCTCGGTAAAAACAAAAAAACGTTTGGGTAGAGGTCAAGGTTCAGGAATGGGCGGAACTTCTACACGCGGACACAAGGGGGCGCAGTCTCGTTCGGGATATAGCCAAAAAAGTCACTTTGAAGGTGGACAGATGCCGCTTCAAAGACGAGTACCTAAATTCGGTTTTAAGAATATCAACCGCGTTGAATACAAAGCTCTTAATTTGGATGCAATCCAAGCAGTTGTTGAAAAAACAAATGCTACTGTAATCGATATTGAGACACTTTACAGCAATGGCTTGGTATCTAAAACAGACTTAGTAAAAGTGCTTAATCGTGGCGAATTAAAAGCTGCCGTTGAAGTAAAAGTTCACGCTTTTTCTAAGACTGCTGCCGAGGCTATCGAAAAAGCAGGTGGTAAAGCGGTTACATTATAA
- the rpmD gene encoding 50S ribosomal protein L30 translates to MSKIRITQVRSMIGRPGDQKRTLAALGLGKINRSVEINVNPALEGMIRKVDHLVKIEEI, encoded by the coding sequence ATGTCAAAGATAAGAATTACACAAGTTAGAAGTATGATTGGCCGTCCAGGAGACCAGAAACGCACGCTCGCTGCTTTAGGTCTTGGCAAAATCAATCGTAGTGTCGAGATTAATGTGAATCCAGCCCTTGAAGGTATGATTCGCAAGGTAGATCATTTAGTGAAAATTGAAGAGATTTAA
- the rpsE gene encoding 30S ribosomal protein S5 — protein sequence MSNSIKPLKYNEADLKEKVVAINRVAKVVKGGRRFSFSAIVVVGDGKGVVGYGLGKANEVTDAIAKGIEDAKKNLVQVPLLKGTVPHEMHGKFSGGLVFVKPAAPGTGVIAGGAMRAVLEAAGVHDVLAKSKGSSNPHNVVKATIDALLKMRAPHQVAFQRGVKLATVFNG from the coding sequence ATGTCAAACAGTATCAAACCTTTGAAATACAACGAAGCTGACCTTAAAGAAAAGGTAGTAGCTATCAACCGTGTTGCCAAAGTAGTAAAAGGTGGACGCCGCTTTAGCTTCTCAGCAATCGTAGTCGTTGGAGATGGCAAAGGCGTTGTAGGTTACGGATTAGGAAAAGCTAACGAAGTAACTGACGCTATTGCAAAAGGAATTGAAGACGCGAAGAAAAACCTCGTGCAAGTTCCACTCCTTAAAGGAACAGTTCCTCACGAAATGCACGGAAAATTCAGCGGTGGCTTAGTATTTGTTAAGCCAGCAGCTCCAGGTACTGGAGTTATTGCGGGTGGTGCGATGCGTGCTGTATTAGAAGCCGCAGGTGTACACGACGTATTAGCCAAGTCAAAAGGTTCTTCTAACCCTCACAACGTAGTGAAGGCAACAATTGACGCGCTTCTTAAAATGAGAGCTCCGCACCAAGTTGCATTCCAACGTGGAGTAAAGTTGGCCACAGTGTTTAATGGATAA
- the rplR gene encoding 50S ribosomal protein L18: MASVKSERRQRIKYRIRKKVEGTSEKPRLSVFRSNARIYAQVIDDTKGLTLVSASSLELDATKASVNVEDAKNVGLKLAEKALAAGVSAVVFDRNGYLYHGKVKALADGAREGGLKF; the protein is encoded by the coding sequence ATGGCTTCAGTAAAAAGCGAAAGAAGACAGCGCATTAAATACCGGATTCGGAAAAAAGTAGAAGGAACTTCAGAAAAGCCTCGTCTTTCTGTTTTCCGCTCAAATGCTCGTATTTATGCGCAGGTAATTGATGATACAAAAGGTCTAACATTGGTCTCTGCTTCATCTCTTGAACTTGATGCTACAAAAGCGAGTGTCAATGTTGAGGATGCAAAGAATGTAGGTCTTAAATTGGCCGAAAAAGCACTCGCAGCAGGCGTAAGTGCGGTTGTATTTGACCGCAATGGTTATTTGTATCATGGGAAAGTAAAAGCATTGGCAGACGGCGCTCGTGAGGGTGGTCTCAAATTCTAA
- the rplF gene encoding 50S ribosomal protein L6: MSRIGKKPITLPANVTISVSDDNVVTVKGPKGSLTRDIDRDIKVEVEGSELTVVRPTEQKRHKALHGLYRALINNMVVGVSEGYKAQLEIVGVGYKASVNNNILELSLGYSHGIYFAVPSEVKVSATMEKGQNPKVFLECIDKELLGQIAAKIRSFRKVEPYKGKGIRFVGEQIRRKAGKAAAKK, encoded by the coding sequence ATGTCACGTATAGGAAAGAAGCCGATAACGCTACCTGCAAACGTTACAATATCAGTGTCAGACGATAACGTCGTGACCGTTAAAGGGCCTAAAGGCTCATTAACTCGTGATATTGACCGTGATATCAAGGTGGAAGTAGAGGGCAGCGAGTTGACAGTTGTTCGTCCGACTGAGCAAAAACGTCACAAAGCATTGCACGGACTTTACCGTGCACTCATTAATAACATGGTTGTGGGCGTAAGCGAAGGTTACAAAGCACAATTAGAAATTGTTGGGGTAGGTTATAAAGCCTCTGTTAACAACAATATTTTGGAGCTTAGCCTTGGATACTCACATGGTATCTATTTCGCAGTACCTTCAGAAGTGAAGGTAAGCGCAACGATGGAAAAAGGACAAAACCCGAAAGTATTCTTAGAGTGTATTGACAAAGAACTACTTGGGCAAATCGCGGCGAAAATTCGTTCGTTCCGCAAGGTTGAACCTTACAAAGGTAAAGGTATTCGTTTTGTGGGTGAGCAAATCAGACGTAAGGCTGGTAAAGCTGCTGCTAAGAAGTAA